The Juglans regia cultivar Chandler chromosome 2, Walnut 2.0, whole genome shotgun sequence genome includes a window with the following:
- the LOC108981386 gene encoding kelch domain-containing protein 4 — protein sequence MGKKTKKPGKGKEKTEKKTAKAEEKKARRDSKKLSPEDDIDAILLSIQKEEAKKKEVHIEENVPAPSPRSNCTLNINPLKETELILYGGEFYNGNKTYVYGDLYRFDVEKQEWKLVSSPNSPPPRSAHQAVAWKNYLYLFGGEFTSPNQERFHHYKDFWMLDLKTNQWEQLNLKGCPSPRSGHRMVLYKHKIIVFGGFYDTLREVRYYNDLHIFDLDQFKWQEIKSRPGSMWPSARSGFQFFVYQDEIFLYGGYSKEVSSDKNSSEKGIVHSDLWSLDPRTWEWSKVKKSGMPPGPRAGFSMCVHKKRALLFGGVVDMEIKGDVIMSLFLNELYGFQLDSRRWYPLELRKEKSTNNKLKKSSGQKDTDANLDGKANPIEQEESAAMSEDDNLEYNEEAGDIESNIDEISHHVSTTMNVGNGGLASKSGKPLESSAKLDIQNSVLPEIVKPCGRINSCTVVGRDTLYVYGGMMEVKDQEITLDDLYSLNLSKLDEWKCIIPASESEWVEASEDEDEDDDDDEDDSDDECNSDSNSDETSDGGDDDDVEAAGDGSLQMGDAVALIKGKGKTLRRKEKRARIEQIRASLGLSDSQRTPVPGESLKDFYKRTNLYWQMAAHEHTQHTGKELRKDGFDLAGARYRELKPILDELAILEAEQKAEEEEGPETSSRKRGKKKNKH from the exons ATGGGGAAGAAAACGAAGAAGCCCGGGAAAGGCAaagagaaaacagagaagaaaacagCGAAAGCAGAGGAAAAGAAAGCTCGTAGAGATTCCAAGAAGCTCTCTCCTGAGGATGACATCGATGCCATTTTG TTGAGTATACAAAAGGAGGAAGCAAAGAAGAAGGAAGTCCACATTGAGGAGAATGTCCCAGCGCCATCTCCCCGTTCCAACTGCACG CTAAACATTAATCCCTTGAAAGAGACAGAGTTGATCCTTTACGGGGGTGAATTCTACAATGGCAACAAG ACATATGTGTACGGTGATCTTTACAGGTTTGATGTGGAAAAGCAGGAATGGAAGTTGGTTTCAAGCCCTAATAGCCCACCTCCTCGTAGTGCTCATCAGGCAGTTGCTTGGAAGAATTACCTCTATCTCTTTG GTGGTGAGTTTACATCCCCAAATCAAGAGAGGTTCCATCACTACAAG GACTTTTGGATGTTGGACCTGAAAACAAACCAATGGGAACAACTAAATCTAAAAGGGTGCCCTAGTCCACGCTCGGGTCATCGAATG GTTTTATACAAGCACAAGATTATTGTATTCGGTGGCTTCTATGACACCCTTAGAGAAGTGAG GTATTATAACGATTTGCATATTTTTGACCTGGATCAGTTCAAG TGGCAAGAAATAAAGTCTAGGCCTGGATCCATGTGGCCAAGTGCCCGCAGTGGCTTTCAGTTTTTTGTTTACCAAGATGAG ATTTTCTTATATGGTGGCTATTCCAAAGAGGTTTCATCTGATAAGAACAGCTCAGAGAAGGGAATTGTTCATTCAGACTTGTGGTCCCTTGATCCTAGGACTTGGGAATGGAGTAAG GTAAAGAAAAGTGGGATGCCTCCTGGGCCTCGTGCTGGGTTTTCCATGTGTGTTCATAAGAAGCGGGCTTTGCTATTTGGGGGTGTGGTGGATATGGAAATAAAAG GTGATGTGATAATGAGCTTGTTCCTGAATGAACTTTATGGCTTCCAGCTAGACAGCCGTCGCTG GTACCCGTTGGAGCTACGGAAGGAGAAGTCAACAAACAATAAG TTAAAGAAGAGTTCTGGGCAGAAAGATACTGATGCCAATCTTGATGGTAAGGCAAATCCAATTGAGCAAGAGGAGAGTGCAGCAATGAGTGAAGATGATAATTTAGAGTATAATGAAGAAGCAGGTGACATAGAAAGCAACATTGATGAGATATCTCACCACGTGTCAACAACCATGAATGTTGGTAATGGAGGGCTGGCTTCCAAATCTGGAAAGCCTCTTGAATCTAGTGCCAAATTGGATATACAAAATTCAGTATTGCCAGAG ATAGTGAAACCCTGTGGGCGCATTAACTCCTGCACGGTCGTTGGAAGAGATACATTGTACGTATATGGGGGCATGATGGAGGTCAAAGATCAAGAAATTACACTTGATGACTTGTATTCCCTTAATCTTAGCAAACTCGATGAGTGGAAGTGCATCATACCG GCATCAGAATCTGAGTGGGTGGAAGCGTCggaggatgaagatgaggatgatgaCGACGATGAAGATGATAGTGATGATGAATGCAATAGCGATAGCAACAGCGATGAGACTAGTGatggtggtgatgatgatgatgtggaG GCTGCAGGTGATGGGTCCCTTCAAATGGGAGATGCTGTTGCTTTGATCAAAGGCAAGGGGAAGACTctaagaagaaaggaaaagcgGGCCAGAATAGAACAGATCAGAGCCAGTCTAGGCCTTTCAGATTCACAAAGAACCCCAGTG CCTGGAGAATCTTTGAAGGATTTTTATAAACGTACAAATTTGTACTGGCAAATGGCAGCTCATGAACATACTCAACACACTGGGAAG GAGCTCCGTAAGGATGGTTTTGATCTTGCTGGAGCTCGTTATCGTGAACTTAAACCAATTCTTGATGAG CTGGCCATATTGGAGGCAGAGCAGAAGGCTGAGGAGGAAGAAGGGCCTGAGACTAGTTCAAGaaagagagggaagaagaaaaataagcatTGA